One genomic region from Saprospiraceae bacterium encodes:
- a CDS encoding glycoside hydrolase family 25 protein, whose product MILKFLFVTNILFIVGCGVSNDRPMAYEIHGIDVSHFQGKVDWSAVKEQGVSFAFIKATEGEEHCDTLFYSNWKALKLAGVKRGAYHFFRPNLDPSLQAQNFMMNVSMQNGDLPPVLDMEVTDYDDPEELVKNVTIWLDIISTAFNTKPIIYTNLKAYYRFIAGRFEDYPIWIARYNDKAPELGNNRQWNFWQYANSGKIEGIRQEVDFNAFNGTYQQLESLCIKNLPSAEYFDRVSASRD is encoded by the coding sequence ATGATTTTAAAGTTTCTTTTTGTCACCAACATTTTGTTTATAGTCGGCTGCGGAGTTTCCAATGATCGACCTATGGCTTACGAGATTCATGGCATAGATGTCTCTCATTTTCAAGGCAAAGTGGATTGGTCAGCAGTAAAAGAACAGGGAGTTTCTTTTGCTTTCATCAAAGCCACTGAAGGAGAAGAACACTGTGACACGCTGTTTTATTCAAACTGGAAGGCGTTAAAGCTCGCAGGAGTCAAAAGGGGTGCTTACCATTTTTTTCGGCCAAATCTCGATCCATCCCTGCAGGCACAAAATTTTATGATGAATGTAAGCATGCAAAATGGTGACCTCCCTCCGGTGCTGGACATGGAAGTGACAGATTACGATGACCCGGAAGAATTAGTCAAAAATGTGACTATCTGGCTGGATATCATATCCACTGCATTCAATACCAAACCTATCATCTACACCAATCTTAAGGCCTATTATAGGTTTATAGCAGGTCGCTTCGAGGACTACCCCATCTGGATAGCCCGGTATAACGATAAAGCGCCTGAACTGGGCAACAACCGGCAATGGAATTTCTGGCAGTACGCCAACAGTGGCAAGATAGAAGGTATCCGGCAGGAAGTTGACTTCAATGCGTTTAATGGCACTTATCAACAACTGGAGTCCTTATGCATCAAAAACCTTCCCTCCGCAGAGTATTTTGATCGGGTGAGTGCCAGCAGGGACTGA
- a CDS encoding amidohydrolase, protein MVKQFSVILLVVFLSACGSKNSADVILINGHFYTMVTEGDTIAALAIKAGKIIDLGSTQNILNYKNSETTLIDLEGHTVLPGFTDSHIHPISGGLALLECDLTDLNTADQIIDSIRNYAARNPSHTWIRGESMWLSAFKQGNPQKSVLDSIIPDRPVFISSSDGHNAWVNSKALALANITRETPDPLNGRIERDPITQEPSGTLRETAQDLVSHLLPKYTTEERKQALLVALQLANQYGLTSLVEASAGPEYIETYLELEKENKLTAHINISIYGDISKGMSMVDEVIALRAKYGPLSNGINLNQVKLFMDGVVEGKTAAMLTDYADDHHKGIANTSPDTAMAVIAALDKAGFQIHVHSIGDAATRMTLDAFEYALKTNGPRDSRHHIAHLHVIHPDDYDRFKSLGVIANIQALWATLEDSYMTELNFPYLGKERIEWQYPIGSLKRAGATLAFGSDWNVSTQNPFYCMQVAVTRRGPDSISRPPWTPQHLIDRYSVVHGYTANGAYLTFREKESGTLEKGKWADLIVLDQDPLLCDTFSIYKTKVLKTYFKGKLVYKEY, encoded by the coding sequence ATGGTAAAACAGTTTTCAGTCATACTCCTGGTCGTTTTTCTCAGTGCATGTGGTTCTAAAAACTCAGCGGATGTAATCCTGATCAATGGTCATTTCTATACGATGGTCACGGAGGGTGATACGATAGCTGCACTGGCAATAAAAGCCGGGAAAATTATAGATCTGGGGAGTACTCAAAATATATTGAATTATAAAAACAGTGAGACCACGCTGATCGACCTGGAGGGTCATACAGTTCTACCCGGATTTACCGACTCGCACATCCACCCTATCAGTGGAGGCCTGGCCCTATTGGAGTGCGATCTGACAGACCTCAATACTGCCGACCAAATCATAGATAGTATCAGGAATTATGCAGCAAGGAATCCAAGCCATACCTGGATCAGGGGAGAAAGCATGTGGTTATCAGCTTTCAAACAGGGCAATCCACAAAAATCTGTTTTGGATTCGATCATTCCAGACCGGCCTGTATTTATCTCTTCTAGTGACGGTCACAATGCATGGGTCAATAGTAAAGCACTTGCGCTAGCCAATATCACCCGCGAGACACCGGACCCACTCAATGGTAGGATCGAAAGAGATCCGATCACACAGGAACCCAGCGGCACCTTGCGTGAGACTGCTCAGGACCTGGTCAGTCACCTGCTGCCAAAATATACCACAGAAGAAAGAAAACAAGCTTTGCTGGTAGCACTCCAACTGGCCAATCAATATGGTCTCACCAGCCTGGTAGAAGCCTCAGCCGGTCCGGAATACATTGAGACCTATCTCGAACTGGAAAAAGAAAATAAACTCACGGCCCATATCAATATTTCTATTTACGGTGATATCAGCAAGGGTATGTCCATGGTGGACGAAGTCATAGCCCTCAGAGCTAAATATGGACCCCTATCAAATGGGATCAATCTCAACCAAGTCAAGCTGTTTATGGATGGCGTCGTAGAAGGCAAAACTGCAGCTATGCTGACAGATTATGCCGATGATCATCACAAAGGCATAGCCAATACCTCGCCGGATACAGCTATGGCGGTGATAGCTGCCCTGGACAAAGCGGGATTTCAGATCCATGTACATTCGATCGGCGATGCAGCTACGCGCATGACCCTGGACGCTTTTGAGTATGCCCTGAAAACGAACGGACCCAGAGACAGCAGGCATCATATCGCACACTTGCATGTGATCCACCCGGATGATTATGATAGATTTAAATCCCTGGGAGTGATCGCTAATATTCAGGCATTGTGGGCGACCCTCGAAGACAGCTATATGACTGAATTAAATTTTCCTTATCTGGGCAAGGAGCGTATCGAATGGCAGTACCCTATCGGATCATTGAAGCGGGCAGGTGCCACCCTGGCATTTGGAAGTGACTGGAATGTGAGTACTCAAAATCCATTTTATTGTATGCAGGTGGCAGTGACCCGCAGAGGACCTGATAGTATATCCCGCCCACCATGGACACCCCAGCACCTGATCGACCGATATAGTGTAGTGCATGGATATACGGCAAATGGGGCCTATCTCACCTTTAGAGAAAAAGAATCAGGCACTTTAGAAAAAGGGAAATGGGCAGATCTAATCGTATTGGATCAGGATCCACTGCTTTGCGATACTTTCTCCATCTATAAAACGAAAGTGTTGAAGACCTATTTTAAAGGGAAATTGGTATATAAAGAGTACTAG
- a CDS encoding Gfo/Idh/MocA family oxidoreductase, producing the protein MSSRRSFVKTVGAGAAWASVAPFAVEKIIVSPALSPLRIGIIGAENSHTIGFGKMFNIDKKFPEVSLTHVWGETDTFAQKAAEGGHIPNIVKDPSEMLGKIDALIVDHRHAQYHLAAATPFVKAGIPTFIDKPFCYRVEEGKAFLELARAHKTPVTSFSTVAHTAATYDIKQQVSEMKDINHVICHGPVDLGSPYGGIFFYGIHLVQPLMFVFGDEIARVKITRDGIKGSAALVFKNGLYATLIFKNKAYGWETFVETPKALVQLKSRTEEKEPGMVYTDMIQMFRTRVEPRSHKSMLTEVAILEALERSAQNDLWVDVNAID; encoded by the coding sequence ATGAGTTCAAGACGATCATTTGTAAAAACAGTAGGAGCTGGTGCTGCATGGGCATCGGTAGCACCATTTGCCGTGGAAAAAATTATTGTTTCTCCGGCTTTATCTCCGCTGCGTATAGGGATCATCGGTGCTGAAAATTCGCACACGATTGGTTTTGGCAAAATGTTTAATATCGACAAAAAATTTCCGGAGGTTTCACTTACACATGTATGGGGAGAGACGGACACATTTGCACAGAAAGCAGCGGAGGGTGGGCACATACCCAATATCGTTAAAGATCCATCAGAAATGCTCGGCAAGATCGATGCCTTGATCGTAGATCATCGCCATGCTCAGTATCACCTGGCTGCTGCAACTCCTTTTGTCAAAGCCGGAATCCCTACTTTTATAGATAAACCATTTTGTTACCGGGTAGAAGAAGGTAAGGCTTTTTTGGAATTGGCCCGAGCTCATAAGACACCTGTGACCTCTTTTAGCACTGTGGCACACACTGCCGCCACTTACGATATCAAACAGCAGGTCTCTGAGATGAAAGATATCAATCATGTTATATGTCATGGACCTGTAGATCTTGGTTCTCCGTATGGGGGTATCTTTTTCTATGGGATTCATCTTGTCCAGCCCCTGATGTTCGTCTTTGGAGATGAAATCGCCAGGGTCAAAATCACCAGGGACGGCATAAAGGGTAGTGCTGCGCTGGTATTTAAAAATGGTTTATATGCCACTTTGATTTTTAAAAATAAAGCCTATGGGTGGGAGACCTTCGTAGAAACCCCCAAGGCCCTGGTTCAATTAAAATCCCGTACCGAGGAAAAAGAACCCGGTATGGTCTACACGGATATGATTCAAATGTTCAGGACCAGGGTAGAACCCCGGTCACATAAAAGCATGTTGACCGAAGTAGCCATCCTGGAGGCATTAGAGCGCTCTGCACAAAACGATCTCTGGGTGGATGTAAACGCTATTGATTAA
- a CDS encoding sensor histidine kinase, whose protein sequence is MLAGLRGGITIGGLAAAIKLMKHWYIKNQRNMQLQNENTAAQLQLLKAQVHPHFLFNTLNNIYSYTQTTAPVAAKMITSLSDLLRFILYESDQTVVSLEKELKLVKDYIELEEIRYGNKLDLQIDLPDLTNDLYIAPLLLLPLIENCFKHGTSQLIDHPWISLSVQLKGQQMKMKLINGKAFEPEPKSLTQGIGIENVIKRLSLIYPGRHDLTFTNEADVFIVNLRIELQPNSVEQPLSTQTTEMVYDRI, encoded by the coding sequence CTGCTGGCCGGATTGAGAGGGGGCATCACCATTGGTGGCTTGGCGGCGGCAATCAAACTGATGAAACATTGGTATATTAAGAACCAACGCAATATGCAGTTGCAAAACGAAAATACGGCTGCCCAGTTACAATTACTTAAAGCACAGGTACATCCTCATTTTCTATTTAACACTTTGAACAATATATATTCTTATACTCAAACTACAGCGCCGGTAGCTGCTAAAATGATCACCAGCCTGTCAGACCTGTTGCGATTTATCTTATATGAAAGCGATCAAACTGTCGTCTCCCTCGAAAAAGAATTAAAATTGGTAAAAGACTATATCGAACTGGAAGAAATCAGGTATGGCAATAAACTGGATCTTCAGATAGACCTGCCAGATCTCACCAACGATCTGTACATCGCACCCTTACTTTTATTGCCGTTGATAGAAAACTGTTTTAAACACGGTACCAGCCAATTAATTGATCATCCGTGGATCAGCCTCTCCGTACAATTAAAAGGACAGCAAATGAAAATGAAATTGATCAACGGCAAAGCATTTGAGCCAGAGCCCAAATCACTGACCCAGGGTATCGGCATAGAAAATGTCATTAAAAGACTATCCCTAATTTATCCTGGGCGTCATGACCTAACTTTTACGAATGAAGCTGATGTATTTATAGTCAATCTCAGAATAGAACTTCAACCCAATAGTGTAGAGCAACCTTTATCAACACAAACCACAGAAATGGTCTATGATAGAATCTAA
- a CDS encoding response regulator transcription factor, with product MIESKKVQCLVVDDEPRAREVLRQYISQVPTLEMIGSCANALEALVFLHQHEVELMFLDIRMPQLNGNDFLKTLKKPPKTIITTAFQEYALEGYELDITDYLLKPIAFDRFLKAINKSFPTKEVIPTEFIREEVFKNEPFVYFRADRKMVKVMLADMLYIESMKDYIKVYTTTGLIVTRQSISSVEDMLPESKFIRVHRSFIVALHQVKTFTPETIGMGNKEIPIGKLYRNEVIKLLQLN from the coding sequence ATGATAGAATCTAAAAAAGTCCAATGCCTGGTGGTAGATGATGAACCCAGAGCGAGAGAGGTGCTGCGTCAATATATCTCGCAAGTCCCTACACTCGAAATGATCGGGTCATGCGCCAATGCCTTGGAAGCTTTGGTCTTTCTACATCAACATGAAGTGGAACTGATGTTTCTCGACATCCGAATGCCCCAATTGAATGGCAATGACTTTCTAAAAACATTAAAAAAACCTCCAAAAACCATCATCACCACAGCTTTTCAGGAATATGCCCTGGAAGGGTATGAACTCGATATCACGGATTATCTGCTAAAACCGATTGCATTTGACAGATTTCTCAAAGCTATTAATAAATCATTCCCTACAAAAGAAGTTATCCCTACAGAATTCATTCGGGAAGAAGTTTTTAAAAACGAACCCTTTGTCTATTTTAGAGCAGATCGTAAAATGGTCAAGGTCATGCTTGCAGACATGCTTTATATCGAAAGTATGAAAGACTATATCAAAGTATATACCACCACCGGTCTGATCGTCACCAGGCAATCAATCAGCTCCGTAGAAGACATGCTGCCGGAATCAAAATTCATACGGGTCCACAGATCTTTTATCGTTGCTCTGCACCAGGTAAAAACATTTACACCAGAGACCATTGGAATGGGCAATAAAGAAATACCTATTGGGAAACTGTATAGAAACGAAGTAATTAAATTATTGCAATTAAATTGA
- a CDS encoding sugar MFS transporter has product MTKAFDWSRFVSMSILGLMFFIFGFVSWLNAILIPYFKIACELTNFQSYLVAFAFYLAYFFMSVPSGYLLERIGFKRGIMYGFFMMAAGAFVFIPAALSRAYAIFLLGLFMIGTGLALLQSAANPFVTIIGPIDRAAQRISIVGMCNKVAGILAPLIFAAVVLKVTDNELFKTINSGTLSLVEKSGLLDQLVQRVIVPYTILGFALILIGLMIRYSPLPDINPEQNNQEEKTEGALSKTSVFQFPYLILGALAIFFHVGSQIIAIDTIIGYAGTMGLNLLEAKAFPSYVLFATMCGYIIGIVTIPKWISQKKALLLCTLLGFVLSIGVLLFKGPVVVFGHPTDISIWFLVALGLPNSLIFANIWPLAIKGLGRFTKLGSSIMIMGLCGNAITPLIYGRLVDIFDARIAYAILIPCYLYLIFYALFGHKIKHWSPVPQSILRDGKN; this is encoded by the coding sequence ATGACGAAGGCTTTCGATTGGTCGAGGTTTGTCTCCATGAGTATCCTTGGGCTGATGTTTTTTATTTTTGGGTTCGTATCCTGGCTCAATGCCATTTTGATCCCTTATTTTAAGATTGCCTGCGAACTGACCAATTTTCAATCCTACCTGGTAGCCTTTGCTTTTTACCTGGCCTATTTTTTTATGTCGGTGCCTTCAGGTTATTTATTAGAAAGGATAGGATTTAAGCGAGGCATCATGTATGGTTTTTTTATGATGGCAGCAGGGGCTTTTGTATTTATCCCGGCGGCACTAAGCAGAGCTTATGCTATATTTTTATTGGGCTTATTTATGATTGGTACCGGGCTGGCTTTGCTGCAGTCTGCAGCCAATCCTTTCGTGACGATCATAGGACCAATAGACCGGGCTGCACAACGCATCAGTATCGTCGGCATGTGCAATAAAGTGGCGGGGATATTGGCACCACTCATCTTTGCAGCAGTCGTGTTGAAAGTGACGGATAACGAATTGTTTAAAACCATCAATAGTGGCACTTTGTCCCTCGTCGAGAAGTCGGGTTTGTTGGATCAGTTGGTGCAGAGGGTGATCGTGCCTTATACCATACTTGGTTTTGCCTTGATCCTCATCGGTTTGATGATCAGATATTCTCCTTTGCCGGACATCAATCCTGAACAAAACAATCAGGAAGAAAAGACTGAAGGTGCCTTGAGCAAAACAAGTGTCTTCCAGTTTCCCTATTTGATCCTTGGGGCACTGGCCATATTTTTTCACGTTGGATCTCAGATCATAGCGATTGATACCATCATCGGTTATGCCGGTACGATGGGTCTCAATTTGTTGGAAGCTAAGGCATTTCCCTCTTATGTATTGTTCGCGACGATGTGTGGATATATTATTGGCATAGTGACTATCCCAAAATGGATCAGTCAAAAGAAAGCACTCCTGCTATGCACTTTATTGGGCTTCGTATTGTCGATAGGGGTTTTACTTTTTAAGGGCCCGGTAGTGGTATTTGGGCATCCAACAGACATATCGATATGGTTTTTGGTAGCTCTTGGCTTGCCCAACTCATTGATCTTTGCCAATATCTGGCCATTGGCTATTAAGGGATTGGGCAGGTTTACCAAGCTGGGATCTTCGATTATGATCATGGGATTGTGTGGCAATGCGATCACCCCTTTGATTTACGGTCGACTGGTAGATATATTTGATGCGCGGATAGCATATGCGATCCTGATCCCATGCTATCTTTATCTGATCTTCTATGCCCTTTTTGGTCATAAAATAAAACACTGGAGCCCGGTACCTCAATCTATACTCAGGGATGGAAAAAATTAA
- a CDS encoding DUF1611 domain-containing protein: MISGDALVFTLGLLDQGFAKTAHGLIRGSDRFKVRAVVDPAFEGKDAGIVMDGHHRDIPVLGSVDEALRIYPEIKYAIVGIAPIGGKLPAELLDQLLFSARRGLSLVSGLHEYVSDQRAIAEAANQFGGTITDIRKPKPKSELHFWSGKIFEVKCPIIAVIGMDCAIGKRSTVRFLLDGCKAAGLKAEMIFTGQTGWMQSGKYGFVLDSTYNDFVSGELEHAIVACYEHEKPDVIFLEGQSSLRNPSGPCGSELLISGNAKKVILLHAPKRIFFDDDPAWGKIPSVQSEINLIKAYGAEVIGLALNTNGCTASEALQFKLELENEIQLPVALPLEEGVDALVSTVQNCLLTLK; this comes from the coding sequence ATGATTTCAGGAGATGCATTGGTATTTACATTAGGCCTGTTGGATCAGGGATTTGCCAAAACAGCCCATGGCCTGATAAGAGGTTCCGATCGATTCAAAGTGAGGGCAGTGGTAGATCCTGCTTTCGAAGGCAAAGATGCAGGTATTGTCATGGATGGCCACCACCGAGACATCCCAGTGCTTGGATCAGTGGATGAAGCGCTTCGGATATATCCTGAAATCAAATATGCTATCGTGGGCATTGCGCCCATTGGCGGTAAACTACCTGCTGAATTATTAGATCAGTTACTCTTCAGCGCCAGGAGAGGACTCTCCCTCGTCAGTGGTTTGCACGAATATGTCAGTGATCAGCGGGCCATTGCAGAAGCCGCCAATCAATTCGGTGGCACCATCACCGATATCCGAAAACCAAAACCTAAATCGGAACTGCATTTTTGGTCAGGCAAAATCTTTGAAGTTAAGTGTCCGATCATAGCAGTGATCGGCATGGATTGCGCCATTGGTAAAAGAAGTACTGTCCGATTTTTATTAGACGGATGTAAGGCAGCCGGCCTCAAAGCGGAAATGATTTTTACCGGGCAGACCGGATGGATGCAAAGCGGAAAGTATGGTTTTGTGCTCGACTCTACTTACAACGATTTTGTATCTGGTGAATTGGAACACGCCATCGTAGCTTGTTATGAGCATGAAAAACCGGATGTTATTTTTTTGGAAGGTCAGTCCTCCCTGCGGAATCCGAGTGGGCCATGCGGGTCTGAATTGCTGATATCAGGCAATGCCAAAAAAGTGATCTTGCTTCATGCTCCTAAGCGGATATTTTTCGATGATGATCCTGCCTGGGGTAAAATACCTTCGGTACAGTCTGAAATCAATCTTATCAAAGCATATGGAGCTGAGGTCATCGGTCTGGCTTTAAATACCAATGGATGTACTGCGTCAGAAGCACTACAATTTAAACTGGAACTGGAAAATGAAATTCAATTGCCTGTGGCTTTGCCTTTGGAAGAAGGGGTTGATGCTCTCGTTTCTACTGTACAAAATTGCTTGTTAACTCTTAAATAG
- a CDS encoding aspartate aminotransferase family protein: MTLRSQYNTAIAKTSPFPLSLEITSARGANLYGIDEKKYLDFISGIGVSNLGHHHPDIIQAIHDQADLFLHTMVYGEHIQAPQVLLADLLTSQLPPSLNQVYFHSSGTEAIEAAMKLARKLSGRPTLISCTNAYHGSTYGAMSLMSDETKTNPYGPLVPEIEHIVFNDISSLDVLNDQVAAVILEVVQAEAGIYVPTAEFLKALRSSCDTYGILLIIDEIQSAMGRTGSLFAFSSYDLVPDVLVLGKSFGGGLPLSAVIADYEKMRSLAEDPPLTHMTTFGGHPLSCAAGLASLKILLASDIIHQSRLKAERFIEKINHPLIKELRLTGGLWMAIDFQDAELVQKLIPLAQEGGLLIDWFLFNDSSIRIAPPLTITDMELDEAADILINALDMLAVNHSVPFV, from the coding sequence ATGACTTTAAGATCACAATACAATACTGCCATAGCTAAAACGAGTCCTTTTCCGCTAAGCCTGGAAATCACTTCAGCCCGGGGAGCAAACCTATATGGTATTGATGAAAAAAAATATCTGGATTTCATCTCCGGTATCGGGGTAAGCAATCTTGGACACCACCATCCGGACATTATACAAGCCATACATGACCAGGCAGACCTTTTTTTGCATACAATGGTTTATGGCGAGCATATCCAGGCCCCCCAGGTATTATTGGCTGATTTGTTGACAAGCCAGTTGCCACCTTCATTGAACCAGGTATACTTTCATTCATCAGGCACAGAAGCGATTGAGGCAGCGATGAAACTAGCAAGAAAACTTTCAGGTAGGCCGACCCTGATCTCTTGCACCAATGCCTATCATGGCAGCACCTACGGGGCGATGAGTTTGATGAGTGATGAGACCAAGACCAATCCTTATGGGCCCTTGGTGCCCGAGATCGAGCACATTGTATTTAATGATATCAGCTCCCTGGATGTGTTAAATGACCAAGTGGCAGCGGTGATCCTGGAGGTCGTGCAGGCTGAAGCCGGTATCTATGTGCCTACAGCGGAATTTTTAAAGGCGCTGCGGTCAAGTTGTGATACCTATGGCATCCTGCTGATCATCGACGAGATCCAATCCGCCATGGGCAGGACCGGCAGTTTATTTGCGTTTTCTTCTTATGACCTGGTACCGGATGTTTTAGTGTTGGGTAAAAGTTTTGGAGGTGGCTTACCATTGTCAGCGGTGATCGCAGACTATGAAAAAATGAGGTCACTCGCTGAAGACCCGCCTTTGACCCATATGACTACTTTTGGAGGTCACCCTCTATCTTGCGCTGCCGGGCTGGCTTCATTAAAAATATTGTTGGCGAGTGATATCATCCATCAAAGCCGGTTAAAAGCTGAGCGGTTTATCGAAAAAATAAATCACCCATTGATCAAAGAATTAAGACTCACTGGAGGATTGTGGATGGCTATTGATTTTCAGGATGCTGAACTGGTACAAAAATTGATTCCCCTTGCGCAGGAAGGGGGGCTATTGATCGATTGGTTCTTATTTAATGATAGTTCCATACGGATTGCCCCACCTTTGACCATCACTGATATGGAGCTGGATGAAGCTGCTGATATATTGATCAATGCATTGGATATGCTTGCAGTCAATCATTCTGTCCCTTTCGTTTAA
- a CDS encoding Gfo/Idh/MocA family oxidoreductase, with protein sequence MNSTSILKNSRRAFIKKTVAASSLVAAGRALPGWSAASYRRIIGANELFRVSIMGVNSRGAALGATFANQPNCDLIHVCDVDSRALASFRKTISGIQAAPTKGFKDFRLSLESKDIDALVISAPDHWHAPAALMAMKAGKHVYLEKPCSHNPHEGEIIVEAATKYNRKVQMGNQRRSYPHVVQGIEELQSGAIGRVYIGKGWYTNNRASIGIGKETAVPDWLDWNLWQGPAPRSAFKDNVVHYNWHWFWHWGTGEALNNGTHMIDLLRWGMKADFPVKVSSNGGRYRYKDDWQTPDTQVINLDFKEGMSMTWEGRSCNGRYIEGSSVGVEFYGEKGSLFMDGGDSYTLYDLNNKVIKEVKPSQQSDPRNVANPSEYLDGLHVQNFFQSINGKESLHSDIDSGYKSTLLMQLGNIAYRMGHSLDIDPLNGHILNDSAAMKLWSRAYEPGWEMKL encoded by the coding sequence ATGAACTCAACCTCCATCTTGAAAAATTCCAGAAGAGCCTTCATCAAAAAAACAGTGGCTGCTAGTTCCCTAGTGGCAGCCGGACGAGCATTGCCTGGATGGAGCGCAGCCAGTTACCGAAGGATCATAGGCGCCAACGAATTGTTCCGTGTTTCGATTATGGGAGTCAATTCGCGTGGTGCAGCATTGGGGGCGACTTTTGCAAATCAACCAAATTGCGACCTTATCCACGTGTGTGATGTAGATAGCCGGGCCCTGGCATCTTTTCGAAAGACTATCTCCGGGATACAAGCGGCGCCGACTAAAGGCTTTAAAGATTTTAGACTTTCGTTGGAGTCAAAAGATATAGATGCATTGGTGATATCGGCACCGGACCATTGGCATGCACCGGCAGCACTGATGGCTATGAAAGCAGGCAAACATGTATATCTTGAAAAACCATGCAGCCACAATCCCCACGAAGGCGAGATCATCGTCGAAGCAGCCACCAAATACAATAGAAAAGTACAAATGGGCAATCAGCGCCGTTCTTACCCTCATGTAGTGCAAGGTATAGAGGAACTCCAATCTGGAGCCATCGGCCGGGTGTATATTGGCAAAGGATGGTATACCAACAATCGGGCATCTATCGGGATTGGAAAAGAAACCGCTGTGCCAGACTGGTTGGATTGGAATCTCTGGCAGGGACCGGCTCCACGAAGCGCTTTTAAAGACAATGTCGTACATTATAATTGGCATTGGTTCTGGCACTGGGGTACTGGTGAAGCGTTAAACAATGGTACCCATATGATCGACTTACTGCGTTGGGGCATGAAAGCGGATTTTCCTGTCAAAGTCAGTTCAAACGGGGGAAGGTATCGATATAAGGATGATTGGCAGACCCCGGATACCCAGGTCATCAATCTTGATTTTAAAGAAGGCATGTCCATGACCTGGGAAGGCAGGTCCTGCAATGGCCGGTATATCGAAGGCAGCTCAGTCGGAGTCGAGTTTTATGGTGAAAAAGGAAGTCTGTTTATGGATGGAGGAGATAGCTATACCCTCTACGATTTAAACAATAAAGTGATCAAAGAAGTAAAGCCATCTCAGCAATCCGATCCACGCAATGTGGCCAATCCCTCAGAATACCTCGATGGATTACATGTGCAGAATTTTTTTCAAAGTATCAATGGCAAGGAATCTTTGCATTCGGATATCGACTCGGGGTATAAAAGTACGCTATTGATGCAATTGGGCAATATCGCCTATCGCATGGGTCACTCATTGGATATTGATCCCTTGAATGGTCATATTCTCAATGATTCGGCAGCTATGAAATTGTGGTCGAGAGCATATGAGCCCGGGTGGGAGATGAAATTATAA